The following proteins are co-located in the Mus pahari chromosome 14, PAHARI_EIJ_v1.1, whole genome shotgun sequence genome:
- the Fndc9 gene encoding fibronectin type III domain-containing protein 9, with translation MNIEVGNVSYTGAIISWSSSEPCLEDYYHIMYRPNWNSIFSGYLRYNFHHEEKVPRTITSVALEHLAPSTLYFLCISCKKAAFPYSHYCTMFHTLDKSPLAAGGSLVDPQISLWVLMAILLACFTAVLAFICLQFWCLRCHEPRWSYRAGHMEEANGLVRWPEETPALGQREEDLQGFPLEELPRKNSGARAEAEPEAEASQDALDVVALAREVGDQPAILPHYRE, from the coding sequence ATGAACATTGAGGTTGGGAACGTGTCTTACACGGGAGCCATCATCTCCTGGTCATCCTCGGAGCCCTGCTTGGAGGACTATTACCATATTATGTACAGGCCCAACTGGAACAGTATCTTCTCCGGCTACCTGCGCTACAACTTCCATCACGAGGAGAAGGTGCCTCGAACCATCACCTCCGTGGCACTGGAACACCTCGCTCCTTCCACTCTCTACTTCCTCTGTATCAGCTGCAAGAAGGCTGCCTTCCCGTACAGCCACTACTGTACCATGTTCCACACCCTGGATAAGAGTCCGCTGGCTGCCGGGGGCTCCCTGGTGGACCCCCAGATTTCTCTTTGGGTGCTGATGGCCATACTGCTGGCCTGCTTCACTGCTGTGCTGGCCTTCATCTGCCTCCAGTTCTGGTGCCTCCGCTGTCATGAACCTCGGTGGTCTTACAGAGCTGGCCACATGGAGGAAGCCAATGGCTTGGTAAGATGGCCCGAGGAGACTCCAGCTCTTGGTCAGAGGGAAGAAGACCTGCAGGGGTTCCCCTTGGAGGAACTTCCACGAAAGAACTCAGGGGCCAGGGCCGAAGCTGAACCAGAGGCCGAAGCCAGCCAGGATGCCTTAGATGTGGTGGCCTTAGCTAGAGAGGTTGGTGACCAACCGGCCATACTGCCTCACTATAGGGAGTGA